The Lichenihabitans psoromatis genome contains a region encoding:
- a CDS encoding isochorismatase family protein — protein sequence MSAHDTALLVIDVQQSFLHRPYFDAADVPAFMAAVQALVDGAVRQSIPVLQVFHVEKEGVFSLASGHVQTLSPLAIKPTAIFHKQRHSALVGSGLDVWLVEHGIRRLIVAGIRTEQCCETTTRQLSDFGYQVDFVSDATLTFPMTNAAGKVWTAADIKARTELVLADRFARIATVDQALAGAGMPIAA from the coding sequence ATGTCGGCCCACGATACCGCGCTGCTCGTCATCGATGTCCAGCAATCCTTCCTGCATCGCCCCTACTTCGACGCGGCCGACGTCCCCGCCTTCATGGCCGCGGTGCAGGCCCTCGTCGATGGCGCGGTGCGCCAGTCGATCCCGGTGCTGCAGGTCTTTCATGTGGAGAAGGAGGGCGTGTTCTCACTCGCATCCGGCCACGTCCAGACCCTGTCGCCGCTCGCGATCAAGCCCACGGCGATCTTCCACAAGCAGCGGCATAGCGCGCTCGTCGGAAGCGGGCTCGACGTTTGGCTGGTGGAGCACGGCATTCGCCGGTTGATCGTTGCGGGCATCCGCACCGAGCAATGCTGCGAAACGACGACGCGGCAGCTGTCCGACTTCGGCTATCAGGTCGATTTCGTCTCGGACGCGACCCTGACGTTTCCAATGACGAACGCGGCCGGCAAGGTCTGGACCGCCGCCGACATCAAGGCACGAACCGAACTCGTTCTCGCGGATCGCTTCGCCCGGATCGCGACTGTCGATCAGGCGCTTGCCGGGGCCGGGATGCCGATCGCCGCATGA
- the miaA gene encoding tRNA (adenosine(37)-N6)-dimethylallyltransferase MiaA produces MRRDGNGAAEAILIAGPTASGKSALAIALAQRFGGTIINADSMQIYADLTVLSSRPGAVDLAQAPHRLFGHVDGAEPYSVARWLTEVASEIEAARQSSKLPIVVGGTGLYFKALTQGLSAIPTVPQAVRDRVRREAESLPVATLHARLALLDPATAARLRPTDPQRIIRALEVFEATGRSLASFQGDREPPVLPTTAVIGLCLTPERTALNARIDARFDRMVADGALDEVATLGERRLDPALPVMRALGVPSFLSYLDGSLTLDEAIAAAKLQTRQYAKRQMTFARHQLNFTAVQPDDAAALALLLGNVGSASS; encoded by the coding sequence ATGAGGCGGGATGGGAACGGCGCAGCGGAGGCCATCCTCATCGCAGGCCCGACGGCCAGCGGCAAGTCCGCCCTCGCGATCGCGCTCGCGCAACGATTTGGCGGGACGATCATCAATGCCGACTCGATGCAGATCTATGCCGATCTCACGGTGCTGTCATCCCGCCCGGGAGCCGTCGATCTCGCCCAAGCGCCGCATCGCCTTTTCGGCCATGTCGACGGGGCCGAACCCTATTCCGTGGCGCGGTGGCTGACCGAGGTCGCAAGCGAGATCGAGGCGGCCCGCCAGTCGAGCAAACTCCCAATCGTGGTCGGCGGCACCGGCCTCTATTTTAAGGCGCTGACACAAGGGCTGTCGGCGATTCCGACCGTGCCGCAGGCGGTGCGCGACAGGGTCCGACGCGAGGCGGAGAGCCTGCCGGTCGCGACGCTTCATGCCCGCCTGGCGTTGCTCGATCCGGCCACGGCGGCTCGCTTGCGGCCAACGGACCCGCAACGCATCATCCGCGCGCTTGAGGTCTTCGAGGCAACGGGTCGATCCTTGGCGAGCTTCCAGGGTGATCGGGAGCCCCCCGTTTTACCGACCACCGCCGTCATCGGCCTTTGCCTGACGCCGGAGCGAACCGCCCTCAATGCCCGCATCGATGCCCGGTTCGACCGCATGGTCGCGGATGGGGCGCTCGATGAGGTCGCGACGCTGGGCGAGCGGCGGCTCGATCCGGCGCTCCCGGTCATGCGGGCACTCGGCGTCCCCTCGTTCCTGTCCTACCTCGATGGATCACTGACGCTGGACGAGGCGATCGCGGCCGCCAAGCTGCAGACCCGACAATATGCCAAGCGGCAGATGACCTTCGCGCGGCATCAATTGAATTTTACGGCGGTGCAGCCTGACGATGCGGCCGCTCTCGCGTTGCTGTTGGGCAATGTCGGCTCAGCGTCGAGCTAG
- a CDS encoding AMP nucleosidase: MRTDELRPMETMDSPAEAVGRLCSLYANATEALRSSLATFLDGGAAPDHTTRLTFRYPELRVTYAPGGPMPRIKRATAKFQGPGIYSTTVTQPDFFAPYLLDQLNPLVNDYGATLEVGVSAQEIPYPYVVEPGADLARSGKTSADLAHHFPTPLLSAVGDEIADGLWQIPEGDDSRPLALFDAVRVDFSLRRLVHYTGSDWRNTQPWILLTNYHRYVDQFVRVGLATLARGEGGFDRLILPGGVTVEQHEAAGADPDAVIAASPWHRYQMPAYHLVGRDASGAQYGKTLINIGVGPSNAKTITDHLAVMRPHCWLMVGHCGGLRQSQTIGDYVLAHGYLRRDRILDDLVPTDVPVPALAEVQLALQSAAAAVTGETPDDLKQRLRTGTVVTYDDRNWELRFSQERRSINLSRSIAVDMESGTVAAQGYRLRVPYGTLLCVSDKPLHGEIKLPGSASAFYERAVAEHLLIGLAALDVLRLDRSGLHSRKLRSFDEPPFR; this comes from the coding sequence GTGCGGACCGACGAACTCAGGCCGATGGAGACGATGGACTCGCCCGCCGAAGCGGTCGGGCGGCTTTGCTCCCTCTACGCCAATGCGACAGAGGCGCTGCGGTCATCGCTGGCGACGTTCCTCGATGGTGGGGCAGCGCCCGATCACACCACCCGCCTCACGTTTCGGTATCCCGAGCTTCGCGTCACTTACGCCCCGGGCGGCCCGATGCCGCGCATCAAGCGGGCGACTGCCAAGTTTCAGGGCCCCGGCATTTATTCGACCACGGTCACACAGCCGGATTTTTTCGCGCCCTATCTGCTCGATCAATTGAACCCACTGGTGAACGACTATGGCGCGACGCTCGAGGTCGGCGTCAGCGCGCAGGAAATTCCCTATCCTTACGTGGTCGAGCCCGGCGCCGATCTGGCCCGGAGCGGCAAGACCTCGGCCGATCTCGCCCATCATTTTCCGACCCCGCTCCTGTCGGCCGTGGGAGACGAGATCGCCGACGGGCTATGGCAGATCCCGGAAGGGGACGATTCGCGGCCTCTGGCGTTGTTCGACGCCGTCCGGGTGGATTTCTCGCTCCGCCGGCTCGTTCATTACACGGGGTCGGATTGGCGCAACACCCAGCCCTGGATCCTGCTGACCAATTATCACCGCTATGTCGATCAATTTGTTCGCGTCGGTCTCGCCACCTTGGCGCGGGGCGAGGGTGGGTTCGATCGGCTGATCCTGCCGGGCGGCGTGACGGTCGAGCAGCACGAGGCCGCCGGCGCCGATCCGGATGCCGTGATCGCCGCCTCGCCGTGGCACCGCTACCAGATGCCGGCCTATCACCTCGTCGGGCGGGACGCCTCGGGCGCACAATATGGCAAGACGCTGATCAACATCGGGGTGGGGCCGTCCAACGCCAAGACCATCACGGATCACCTGGCGGTGATGCGTCCGCATTGCTGGCTGATGGTCGGTCATTGCGGCGGCTTGCGGCAATCGCAGACCATCGGCGACTACGTGCTGGCGCATGGATACCTGCGGCGCGACCGCATTCTCGACGACCTCGTGCCGACCGACGTGCCCGTGCCGGCCCTCGCCGAGGTGCAACTCGCGCTGCAGTCCGCCGCTGCCGCCGTGACGGGCGAGACACCGGATGATCTGAAGCAGCGGCTGCGGACCGGGACGGTGGTGACCTACGACGACCGAAACTGGGAACTCCGGTTTTCGCAGGAGCGTCGCAGCATCAACCTGTCCCGCTCGATCGCGGTCGATATGGAAAGCGGGACCGTGGCGGCGCAGGGCTACCGCCTACGCGTCCCCTACGGGACGCTGTTGTGCGTCTCCGACAAACCTTTGCACGGCGAGATCAAACTGCCGGGCTCGGCCAGCGCTTTTTACGAGCGTGCGGTCGCCGAACATCTGCTGATCGGCCTCGCGGCGCTCGACGTCTTGCGGCTCGATCGGTCGGGGCTCCATTCGCGCAAGCTGCGCAGTTTCGACGAGCCGCCGTTCCGCTGA
- a CDS encoding aconitase X swivel domain-containing protein, with the protein MSGSTLETVAADILVPGAPVSAAALVLSGPISFWGGVDPKTALIADVRHPEHGRSIEGFVLCLPGTIGSSSAAAVLLELVYGQRAPAALILHEPDAILLLGLIVAREMGWPTPMALRLDRRYFDGFREQRLDVSVEGQVRLARR; encoded by the coding sequence ATGAGCGGCTCGACGTTGGAGACGGTCGCGGCCGACATTCTGGTGCCAGGAGCTCCCGTGAGCGCGGCGGCGCTGGTCCTCAGCGGGCCGATCAGCTTCTGGGGCGGGGTCGATCCGAAGACCGCGCTGATCGCGGATGTTCGCCATCCCGAACACGGGCGCTCGATCGAAGGTTTCGTGCTCTGTCTGCCGGGCACGATCGGCTCGTCATCGGCCGCGGCGGTGCTGCTCGAACTCGTCTATGGCCAACGCGCCCCGGCCGCTCTGATCCTGCACGAACCCGATGCGATCTTGCTGCTCGGCTTGATCGTGGCGCGTGAGATGGGCTGGCCGACCCCGATGGCGCTCCGTTTGGACCGGCGATATTTCGACGGCTTTCGCGAGCAGAGGCTGGACGTCTCGGTCGAGGGCCAAGTGCGACTAGCTCGACGCTGA
- a CDS encoding aconitase X, producing MALHLSDHEREVAAGADGPAIAMRIVVETARLMGAPRLIPIASAHIDGALYHGDSGTLFAERLVEGGAKVAVRATLNVGSLDLTGCSQNRLPPAERAMARRMMTAYRTLGCEPTWTCAPYQAGHRPAQGSDVAWGESNAVVFCNSVLGARTNRYGDFLDIACAIAGRAPDYGLHRAENRRARVVVDVSALGAAFLASDVAWPILGSFFGRAVGESVGVVTGVQRHPGEDALKAFGAASASAGSVGLFHVAGVTPEAPDLETALGHEPPEALIVVTPAMMADARTRLSTVGAAGAIDAVAIGSPHLSVGEFDRLEARLAGRRLAVPLYACTGRHALAVLEANGRRDSLERAGVVIVADTCVVVTPILPEKPGAVLMTNSGKFAHYAPGNTGYGVIYGSLADCIESAVLGRVVLTQALQ from the coding sequence ATGGCGCTCCACCTCTCCGACCATGAACGCGAGGTCGCGGCTGGCGCCGATGGCCCGGCCATCGCGATGCGGATCGTGGTCGAAACGGCTCGGCTGATGGGCGCACCCCGCTTGATCCCGATCGCCTCCGCCCATATCGACGGTGCGCTCTACCATGGCGATTCAGGCACGCTCTTTGCCGAGCGACTGGTCGAAGGCGGCGCCAAAGTCGCGGTGCGGGCCACCCTGAACGTCGGGTCGCTCGATCTGACCGGCTGCTCACAAAACCGCTTGCCGCCTGCCGAACGCGCCATGGCGCGGCGGATGATGACGGCCTATCGGACACTCGGCTGCGAGCCGACCTGGACCTGCGCGCCCTATCAGGCCGGCCATCGCCCGGCCCAGGGCAGCGACGTCGCCTGGGGCGAATCCAATGCCGTCGTGTTCTGCAATTCGGTGCTGGGCGCGCGCACCAACCGCTATGGCGATTTTCTCGACATCGCCTGCGCGATCGCCGGCCGCGCGCCCGATTACGGACTGCACCGCGCCGAGAACCGCCGCGCGCGCGTCGTGGTGGACGTCTCGGCGCTTGGAGCGGCGTTCCTCGCCTCCGATGTCGCGTGGCCGATCCTTGGCAGCTTCTTCGGCCGTGCCGTCGGCGAGAGCGTCGGGGTCGTGACCGGTGTCCAGCGTCATCCGGGCGAGGATGCGCTCAAGGCTTTCGGAGCAGCATCGGCCTCGGCCGGTTCGGTCGGGCTGTTTCATGTCGCCGGCGTGACGCCGGAGGCGCCGGACCTCGAGACAGCACTGGGCCATGAACCACCCGAGGCGCTGATCGTCGTGACGCCCGCCATGATGGCCGATGCGCGGACGCGGCTCTCGACCGTCGGGGCAGCCGGCGCGATCGATGCGGTCGCAATCGGCAGTCCGCATCTCTCGGTCGGCGAATTCGACCGGCTCGAAGCGAGATTGGCGGGGCGACGGCTCGCGGTTCCGCTCTATGCCTGCACCGGCCGCCACGCCCTTGCGGTGCTGGAGGCGAACGGACGTCGCGATTCCCTCGAGCGCGCCGGGGTCGTGATCGTGGCCGACACCTGCGTGGTGGTGACGCCGATCCTGCCCGAAAAGCCCGGCGCCGTGCTGATGACGAATTCGGGCAAATTCGCTCATTACGCACCCGGTAACACCGGCTATGGCGTCATCTACGGCTCGCTGGCGGACTGTATCGAGAGCGCCGTCCTCGGCCGTGTAGTCTTGACCCAGGCGCTGCAATGA